The Coffea eugenioides isolate CCC68of chromosome 8, Ceug_1.0, whole genome shotgun sequence genome has a segment encoding these proteins:
- the LOC113780805 gene encoding beta-fructofuranosidase, insoluble isoenzyme CWINV1-like, which yields MNDPNGPMYYKGIYHLFYQYNPYSAVWGNISWGHSISYNLVDWIHIEQAINPTEPYDINGCWSGSASILPGGNPVILYTGSDFRNRQVQNIAVPKNLSDPYLREWIKSDHNPLMTPMNGIDPQFFRDPTTAWEGPDKIWRVVVGSQINGHGTALLYQSRDFVKWTRSHRPLHFSNKTAMWECPDFYPVSVDGINGLDTSVQGTGTKHVLKASFNDRDYYIIGTYEPETDTFSVNPDFMDSNVKLRYDYGIFYASKTFYDSAKRRRILWGWVLEADGEPDDVNKGWSGLQSLPRSIFLDKTGKQLSQWPIEEIETLRRKEVNLQNKEIKGGTMFEITGITASQADIEVSFHLPNLDEAELMHPEWLDPQFLCSEKNAATGGVIGPFGILALASKDLTEHTAVFFRVFRGHDSYVVLMCSDQNRSSLREEVNKSAFGAFVDVNPVEKISLRSLIDHSIIESFGGEGKTCITARVYPKLAIGNESHVYVFNNGTESIRISNLSAWSMKRAQNFPLHKRRKPEID from the exons ATGAATG ATCCAAATG GTCCGATGTACTACAAGGGAATTTACCATCTTTTCTACCAGTATAATCCTTATTCTGCAGTATGGGGTAATATATCCTGGGGACATTCTATATCTTATAATCTGGTAGATTGGATTCATATAGAGCAAGCTATTAATCCAACTGAGCCTTATGACATCAATGGTTGCTGGTCTGGTTCTGCATCAATTCTTCCTGGGGGAAATCCTGTAATTCTTTACACTGGATCAGACTTTAGAAACCGTCAAGTTCAGAACATAGCAGTGCCCAAAAATCTATCTGACCCTTACCTTAGAGAATGGATAAAATCCGATCACAATCCTTTGATGACTCCAATGAATGGCATTGATCCACAATTCTTCAGAGACCCTACAACTGCCTGGGAAGGGCCAGACAAAATTTGGCGAGTTGTTGTTGGGAGCCAAATTAATGGTCACGGGACAGCTCTTTTGTATCAGAGTAGAGATTTTGTGAAGTGGACTAGGAGTCATAGACCCCTTCATTTCTCAAATAAAACAGCAATGTGGGAGTGTCCTGATTTCTACCCTGTTAGTGTTGATGGCATAAATGGACTTGACACATCCGTGCAGGGTACAGGTACCAAACATGTGCTCAAGGCAAGTTTTAATGATCGTGACTACTACATAATAGGAACCTATGAACCAGAAACAGACACATTTAGTGTTAATCCTGATTTCATGGATAGCAATGTCAAACTGAGATACGATTATGGAATATTTTATGCTTCTAAAACTTTTTATGATAGCGCGAAGAGGAGGAGAATACTGTGGGGATGGGTATTGGAGGCGGATGGTGAACCAGATGATGTCAACAAAGGATGGTCTGGACTTCAA TCGCTCCCCAGAAGTATCTTTCTAGACAAAACTGGAAAGCAATTATCGCAATGGCCTATTGAAGAGATAGAGACATTGCGCAGAAAAGAAGTAAATCTTCAGAATAAAGAGATAAAGGGAGGTACTATGTTTGAAATTACAGGTATCACAGCTTCACAG GCTGACATAGAAGTCTCTTTTCACTTGCCAAATCTTGATGAAGCTGAATTGATGCATCCCGAATGGCTGGACCCTCAATTCCTTTGCAGTGAAAAGAATGCAGCAACAGGCGGAGTTATTGGGCCATTTGGTATTTTGGCCTTGGCTTCAAAAGATTTGACTGAACATACTGCTGTCTTCTTTCGGGTATTCAGAGGCCATGATAGTTATGTCGTGCTTATGTGCAGTGATCAAAACAG GTCATCTTTGAGAGAGGAGGTTAACAAATCCGCTTTCGGGGCTTTTGTTGATGTCAATCCTGTAGAAAAGATTTCGTTGAGAAGCTTG ATCGACCACTCAATCATCGAAAGTTTTGGAGGTGAAGGAAAGACCTGCATCACTGCTAGAGTCTACCCAAAGTTGGCTATTGGCAATGAATCACATGTTTATGTATTCAACAATGGGACAGAAAGTATTAGAATCTCCAATTTAAGTGCTTGGAGTATGAAAAGAGCTCAAAATTTTCCAttgcacaaaagaagaaaaccTGAAATTGATTAA
- the LOC113779026 gene encoding beta-fructofuranosidase, insoluble isoenzyme CWINV1-like produces MEGSLIWILVVHILVIAYQGEVGASDRIQKNFQYNPKQPHRTAYHFQPSKNWMNDPNGPMYYKGIYHLFYQYNPYAAVWGNITWGHAVSHNLIDWIDLEHAVEPTEPYDINGCWSGSATILPGGNPVILYTGADFKNRQVQNLAEPKNPSDPYLEEWIKAKYNPLMTPINGIDPQFFRDPTTAWQGPDKRWRVVVGSQIDGHGTALLYRSKDFVTWTKSEKPLHFSNKTKMWECPDFYPVIVSRRNGLDTSVHSKNSKHVLKASFNDQDYYIIGTYNPETDKFIPDVDFMESYLKLRYDYGIFYASKTFYDSAKRRRILWGWVTEADDKIDDIKKGWSGLQSIPRSIVLDKNGKQLTQWPIKEIERLRRKEVNLQNKGIKGGTAFEITGITASQADVEVSFHLPNLHDAELIHPEKVDPKILCSEKNASTKGVIGPFGLMVLASKNLTERTAVFFRVFKSHDDKYAVLMCSDQTRSSLRKEVNKSSFGAFVDVDPKENISLRSLIDHSIVESFGGGGKTCITSRVYPELAVGQEAHLYVFNYGTKSVTISNLHGWSMGRAKIFPAHGRRMFPTPN; encoded by the exons ATGGAGGGATCTTTGATCTGGATTCTCGTTGTACACATTTTGGTAATTGCCTATCAAGGTGAAGTCGGTGCCTCTGATCGAATTCAGAAGAATTTCCAATACAATCCCAAGCAGCCGCACAGAACAGCCTATCACTTCCAACCTTCTAAAAACTGGATGAATG ATCCAAATG GTCCAATGTACTACAAGGGAATTTACCATCTCTTCTACCAGTACAATCCTTATGCTGCAGTGTGGGGTAATATTACCTGGGGGCATGCTGTATCACATAATCTGATTGATTGGATCGATCTTGAGCATGCTGTTGAGCCAACTGAGCCTTATGACATCAACGGTTGCTGGTCTGGCTCTGCAACAATCCTTCCAGGAGGAAATCCTGTAATTCTGTACACTGGAGCTGACTTTAAAAACCGTCAAGTTCAAAACCTGGCTGAGCCCAAGAATCCAAGTGACCCGTATCTGGAAGAGTGGATAAAAGCAAAATATAATCCTTTGATGACTCCAATTAATGGGATTGATCCACAATTTTTCAGAGATCCAACGACAGCCTGGCAGGGGCCGGATAAAAGATGGCGAGTGGTTGTTGGGAGCCAAATTGATGGTCATGGGACAGCACTTCTATATCGCAGCAAAGATTTTGTAACGTGGACTAAGAGCGAAAAACCCctgcatttttcaaataaaacaaaaatgtggGAGTGCCCTGATTTCTATCCTGTGATTGTTAGTCGCAGAAATGGACTTGACACTTCTGTGCATTCGAAGAATAGTAAGCATGTGTTGAAAGCAAGTTTTAATGATCAGGACTACTACATTATTGGAACCTACAATCCAGAAACTGACAAATTTATCCCTGATGTCGACTTCATGGAGAGCTATTTGAAACTGAGGTATGATTATGGGATATTCTATGCATCTAAGACATTTTATGATAGTGCCAAGAGAAGAAGAATATTATGGGGATGGGTAACTGAGGCGGATGATAAAATAGACGACATCAAGAAAGGGTGGTCAGGACTTCAG TCAATTCCTAGAAGTATCGTGCTAGACAAAAATGGCAAGCAATTAACACAGTGGCCAATCAAAGAAATTGAGAGATTGCGCCGAAAAGAGGTTAACCTTCAGAATAAGGGGATCAAGGGAGGAACGGCTTTCGAAATCACAGGCATCACAGCTTCACAG GCTGATGTAGAAGTCTCATTCCACCTGCCAAATCTTCATGATGCTGAGTTGATACATCCGGAAAAAGTTGATCCCAAAATTCTTTGCAGCGAGAAGAATGCCTCCACAAAAGGAGTTATCGGGCCATTTGGCTTGATGGTCTTGGCTTCGAAAAACTTGACTGAACGAACTGCTGTTTTCTTTCGGGTATTCAAAAGCCATGATGATAAATACGCTGTGCTCATGTGCAGCGATCAAACCAG GTCTTCTTTGCGAAAAGAGGTTAACAAATCCAGCTTCGGGGCTTTTGTTGATGTAGACCCCAAAGAAAACATTTCACTGAGAAGCTTG ATTGACCATTCAATTGTTGAAAGTTTTGGAGGTGGTGGAAAGACTTGCATTACTTCTAGGGTTTATCCAGAGTTAGCTGTTGGTCAAGAAGCCCACCTCTATGTCTTTAACTATGGGACGAAAAGCGTTACCATCTCAAATTTACATGGTTGGAGCATGGGAAGAGCTAAAATTTTTCCAGCACATGGAAGAAGAATGTTCCCTACTCCAAATTAG
- the LOC113781073 gene encoding beta-fructofuranosidase, insoluble isoenzyme CWINV1-like, with product MEQSLLWVTVVQIFLVIAYQGIDGASDRVESILDYIPTEERGRTAYHFQPPKNWMNDPNGPMYYKGIYHLFYQYNPYAAVWGEGILSWGHSISYNLVDWIHLEDALDPTDPYDIRGCWSGSATILPGGDPAIMYTGVESTNRQVQNIAVPKNLSDPFLLEWAKLDQNPLMTPVDAIGSEFFRDPTTAWLGKDKRWRVVIGSEINGHGTALLYQSEDFVHWTKSHKPLHFSNKTDMWECPDFYPVSTNDTNGIDTSDLGKTTKHVLKASFFGHDHYIIGTYDSETDDFFPDTDFMNSNVKLRYDYGIYYASKTFFDGAKRRRILWGWVKEADDQSDDISKGWSGLQSFPRTILLDKSGKQLSQWPIEEIEGLRKDEVNLQNKEIEGGNIFEVTGITASQADIEVSFHLPNLDDAELTHPEWLDPQLLCSEKNASTGGVIGPFGLLILASENLTEYTAVFFRVFKGHDKYAVLMCSDQSRSSLREEVDISTFGAFVDVDPAEKISLRSLIDHSIIESFGGEGKTCITSRVYPTLAIGQESHLYVFNYGTESIRIANLSAWSMRRAQFFQSTKEEKPKLIEE from the exons ATGGAGCAATCCTTGTTGTGGGTAACTGTAGTACAGATTTTCTTAGTGATTGCCTATCAAGGCATAGATGGGGCATCTGATCGAGTTGAAAGCATTCTGGATTACATTCCAACCGAGGAACGAGGGAGGACAGCCTATCACTTCCAGCCTCCCAAAAACTGGATGAATG ATCCAAATG GTCCAATGTACTATAAAGGAATTTACCATCTGTTCTACCAGTACAATCCATATGCTGCAGTGTGGGGTGAAGGTATTCTCTCCTGGGGACATTCTATATCTTATAATCTGGTTGATTGGATTCATCTTGAAGACGCTCTTGATCCAACGGATCCTTATGACATTAGAGGTTGCTGGTCTGGCTCTGCAACAATTCTTCCAGGTGGAGATCCTGCCATTATGTACACAGGAGTGGAATCTACGAACCGTCAAGTCCAAAATATAGCAGTGCCCAAAAATCTATCTGACCCGTTCCTTTTAGAATGGGCGAAATTGGATCAAAATCCTCTGATGACTCCAGTTGATGCCATTGGTTCAGAATTTTTCAGAGATCCAACAACTGCCTGGCTGGGGAAGGACAAAAGATGGCGAGTGGTCATTGGAAGTGAAATTAATGGTCATGGGACAGCACTTCTCTATCAAAGTGAGGATTTTGTACACTGGACTAAGAGTCATAAACCCCTTCATTTCTCAAATAAAACAGATATGTGGGAGTGTCCAGATTTTTACCCTGTCAGTACCAATGATACAAATGGAATTGACACTTCTGATCTAGGTAAAACTACCAAGCATGTGTTGAAGGCAAGCTTTTTCGGTCATGATCACTACATAATAGGAACCTATGATTCAGAAACAGATGATTTCTTTCCTGATACTGACTTCATGAATAGCAATGTGAAACTGAGATATGATTATGGTATATACTATGCTTCTAAAACATTTTTCGATGGAGCCAAGAGAAGGAGAATATTGTGGGGATGGGTAAAAGAGGCAGATGATCAATCAGATGACATCAGCAAAGGATGGTCTGGACTTCAG TCATTCCCTAGAACTATCTTGCTTGACAAAAGTGGAAAGCAACTATCACAATGGCCAATCGAAGAAATTGAGGGTTTGCGCAAAGATGAAGTTAATCTTCAGAATAAGGAGATAGAGGGAGGTAACATATTCGAAGTTACAGGCATCACAGCCTCACAG GCTGACATAGAAGTCTCATTTCACCTGCCAAATCTTGATGATGCTGAGTTAACACATCCCGAATGGCTTGATCCTCAACTTCTTTGCAGCGAAAAGAATGCATCAACAGGAGGAGTTATCGGTCCATTTGGCTTGTTGATCTTGGCTTCAGAAAACTTGACTGAATATACTGCTGTCTTTTTTCGAGTATTCAAAGGCCATGACAAGTATGCTGTGCTCATGTGCAGTGATCAAAGCAG GTCATCTTTGAGAGAGGAGGTCGACATATCCACCTTTGGGGCATTTGTCGATGTAGATCCTGCAGAAAAAATATCACTAAGAAGCCTG ATTGACCATTCGATCATTGAAAGTTTTGGAGGTGAAGGAAAGACTTGCATCACTTCTAGAGTCTATCCGACGTTGGCAATTGGTCAGGAATCCCATCTTTATGTATTCAACTATGGCACAGAAAGTATCAGAATCGCCAATTTAAGTGCTTGGAGCATGAGGAGAGCTCAATTTTTCCAGTCCACAAAGGAAGAAAAGCCGAAATTGATTGAGGAATAG